Genomic DNA from Candidatus Eisenbacteria bacterium:
GGGCGTGAACACCACCGACTCGGCGGTGCGCATCACCCACCTGCCGAGCGGACTCGTGGTGAGCTGCCAGGACGAACGTTCGCAGATCAAGAATCGTGCGAAGGCCATGAAGGTGCTGCGGGCGCGTCTGTACGATCTGCGGCTCCAGGAGCAGCAGGCCAAGCAGTCCGCCAAGCGTCGCTCGCAGGTTTCGACCGGCGACCGCAGCGCGAAGATCCGCACCTACAACTTTCCGCAGTCGCGCGTGACCGACCATCGCATCAACTTCACCACCCACAATCTTCCCGCAGTCATGGAAGGCAGCCTCGACGAGATGACCGAGGCGCTGTCAGCCGCCGACACGGCGGAACGCCTCGAGGCCGCGGGAGCGGATTGACGCGACGCAGGCGGGGCCGCTCGGAGACCCTGCGCCGGCGCGGGCCGTAGCGGATCGCGTTCGACATCGCGGGAGGCCGCGAGGCACGTTGCCGAGCGCCCGCGGGAAATGCGCGAGATCGCACGCCGCGGCGACGAGTCGACACCGCGGGTGTCGGCAGTCACGAGGAGCCAGTCGGGCGCCGACCACCGATCGTGTGGATTCCGGTTGCGGGTCCGGCAGGGGCCTGGCGGCACGGCGGCTGCAAGCGATGTTTCGATGATCCTCGCCCCCAGGTTGAGGTCTCGATGCTCGCTCCAGCTTCCTCGCTCGGCACGCGGTTCGTGCGCACCCGGGTGCGCCTCGCGTGGCCGTTCTCGCCGTGGTTCGTGCCGTTTGCCGCCGCGTTCGCGCTGTTCGAACGTTGGCGCTTCATCCGCGACAAAGTCGCGGCCGGTCCGGAGTCTCCACTCGACCCCGCCGCACTCGCCTGGATGGCAACCACGACGCATGCCCTCGGCGTGCTGGCCGGCAGCGCATTGCTGGTGGTCGCATGGCGAGCACTCGGCGAGCGAATGCCCTACTGGCGAATCGCCGGGATCACCTGCGCGCTCTCGTTGCTCACCGGCTTCGCGGACCTGCTGCGGGTGCGATCGGCGGAGCTCGAGGGCGCGTGGCGCATGGCGGCGGTGACACTGGGCGGGATCGGCGGGCTCGAATCGGTGCGCGCCGACGATGCAGGACTCGCGGCGGCGTTCGCCGGACTCGGAGTGCTCGAGGCGGTACGGCTCATCCTGCTCGGCTGGGCGCAGTCGCATGCGGTCGCACGGCCGTTCGCGACCGGAGTCGCAGTCACGCTGAGCTTGTGGCTCGCGATTCGACTCGCGACCTGGTTCACACTCGATCTGCTCGCCGGTCGCAGCGGTTTCGGGGGCCTCTGACATGCGCGTCGAACGAGGTGCACGGCTCGCCCGCGTGCTGCTCGCGCTCGGCCTCGCGACCTTCACCGCACTCGCGGTGACCTGGGCGCGCGACCGCGCCCACGCGTGGCAGACTCCACACTGGCCTCCGAACGGCGCGGTCCCGCTGCGCGGCGAGCCCGCGCTCGCACTTGCGGGAGCCCGCCGCGCGATCACGGCGGTGGCGGTCAATCCCGCGTGCGCGCACTGCCTCGAGATCATGCAGGCGCTGGCGGACTCGGCTGCCTTGCGCATCACCGACCGTGCGCTGGTGGCACTCATCGTCGACACGCCGCTGCGACCGTCGCGGCTCGAGCTCGCGCCGGTACGCGCGCCCGCCGTGGTGTGGGACTCGGCTGGCGTGTGGCGCCACCGGTGGGGGCGGCGGCGCTATGGAGAAGTGTTTCGATTCGACGCCCATGGTTTGCCCGATGACAGCCCCCGCGTCTCAAACCCGATCGAGGAGGTGAGTAAGCCATGAAGATTCACACCCAGGCTCGTCGCGCGGTGCTCGCGCTCGTGGTCGTGGCCATGACGGCCGCGCCCGCGTTCGCGAATGCAGCCGACTCCGGCGGACCGGCGGACGAGCTGCTGCGCAACTGGCATCGCATGTGGGGGAAGGCGTTCGACTACGGCGCCTGCATCGTCGGAGCGATCGCGGTGCGGGACCCCGCCACCGGCGCGGCTGCGCTGTTCCAGTGCGGCCGGCTGATGGTGACCTGGAGCGAAGACTAGTCCCCGGCTGAAATCGCGTGGTTCATTCGCCCCCGTCGGAGTCATTCAGATGAGAACACTCGAGAAGTGGAACGTGATCGGTCGTGCGATCGTGATCGCCGGTGTGCTGTGCGCACTCGTGGCAGGTGACGGAAGTTCGAACTCCGCGTGCGCCGCGGCTCAGGCCGCGACGGAGCAGCGTGTCGAAACGCTCGATGGTCCGGTGTTCGATCCGGGCGCGGACCCGGAGCGGCGCTGGGGAGTCTACGGCGCATGGTTGTGCGCGACCGGCGCGTTCCTGCTCACGCACGGCGGAGTCGTCACGCCCGCGAATACCGGCGTGGTCGCCGCGACCGTCGGCGGTTGCATGCTCGCGGCACTCGACGTGATCACGACCGAGTAACGCTTCGCCCTCGGCGGAAGGGAAGAGTTCTCCATGAAACGGAACGGAAGCAGGTGGGTCGCGCTGATGATCCTGGCCTGGGCGCTCATGGCCTCGGTGCCCGACGCGGCACGGGCGTCGCGCGCTGCGGCCGGCGAGTCGGTGGCGCCGCGGCAGCTGCGCCTGATGGTGGGATGTGCGCCCGGCAAGGTCATGCGGCAGCAGTGGATCGTGATCATCGCCCCGTTGCCTTCGATGATCATGATTACGGTCTGCGTCTCGCCGCAGGAGATTCTGGGACGGCGCTCGCGGTGAATGCCACCTCGAGGCGGCGGGGCATCGCGGCCGGATGCCTCGTCGTTTCGGGCGGCTCGGCTATGCTGCCGCCATGCCGGATTGGAACGTCACCGATGCGCTGGCCTACGCTCGATCCCAAGTCGCAGGTGCCAGCGACACACCTCACTCGGACGCCGCAGAGCTGGTGAGCCGGCTGTTGGTGGTCGAGCGCGGCACGCTCGCTCTCGAGCCCGCGCGCGAACTCAGCGATGGCGAGCGCGCCATGCTGATCGCGTGGTGTGCGCGACGCGCCGGTGGCGAGCCGGTCGCCTACATCACGGGGCGTGCGGCGTTTCGGAGCCTTGATCTCGCGGTCAGCCCTTCGGTACTGATTCCGCGCCCGGAGACCGAAGGGCTGGTCGAGGCCGTGCTGCAACTGCTGCGCTCCGAGCGCGACCGCTGGCCGCGCCCGCGCGTCGCCGACCTGGGCACCGGCTCAGGCGCGATCGCACTCGCGATCGCCGCTGAATGGCCACAGGCGATCGTCACGGCGACCGAATGGAGCGATGCGGCGCTCGCAACGGCCATGCGCAACGCCGCGGAGCTGGGCTTGAGTTCGCGAGTGCGCTTCGTCGCGGGTGAGTGGTTCGGCGCGCTCGATGCGGACGAGCGATTCGATCTGATCGTGAGCAATCCGCCGTACATCGCCGAATCGGAACGCGATCGCCTGCCGCCCGATGTGCGCGACCACGAGCCGGCGATGGCGTTGTTCTCGGGCGCCGACGGCCTCGATGCGCTGCGCGAGATCATCGACGACGCTCCGCGGCACCTGGTCACGGCCGGAGCGCTCGCGCTCGAACTCGACGAGTCGCGTGCGCAGGAAGTGCTGGCATGGTTCGAAGGTGCCCACGACTGGTCCGGGGCGCGAGTCGTCGCGGACCTCGCCGGCCGCCCGCGCGTTCTGATCGCACGCCGCGAGCGCGGTCCGGCGATCGCGCCCGCACAGTGGGGCGAGCAGCGCTAGCGGATCACCACGCGAGCGGCTCGCGACGACTGTTGAAGAACTCGCCGCTCGGGCCGTCCTTGGGAAGCGTCGCCAGCCACATCACCGTTCCCGCGGCCTGTTCGGGCGTGAGCGTGGCGGTCGCGCCACCCATGCGCGTGCGCACCCAGCCGGGATTGAGCGCGTTGACCAGCACTCCGGTACCGCGCAGCTCGTGGGCCAGCGAGCGCGTCACCGCGTTCAGAGCGGTCTTGCTCATGCGATAGGCGAGGTGATGCGACTCCATGTGCGCCAGCGATCCCCAGTCGCTCGACACGTTGACGATGCGGCCCCAGCCACGCGAGCGCATGCCGGGGGCGAAGCGCTGGATCAGGTGGAGCGCGCCGACTGCGTGAACCTCGAATGCATGCCGAACTCGATCGAGTCCCACCTCGAGTCCCGGCACGTCCTGATCCTCGAGCACTCCCGCGTTGTTGATCAGCACGTCGACCCGGGGCTCGCGTGCGGCGAGCGCCGCGACGCTCGCGTCGTTCGCGACATCCAGAGTGACGGCCTCGATCGCGAGTGAGGTGCCGGACAGTGCGGTCACCACAGCGGCTGCGGCCGCGGCAGGATCTCGCGCGGCCAGCAACACCCGCGCACCGCACTGCGCCACTGCCCGCGCGACCGCCAGCCCGAGTCCGCGATTGGCGCCGGTGACGAGCGCCACGCGTCCGTTCAGCGATGGGTATTCGCTCATTCGCGCAGCATCGCACGCGCCGCGCATTCAGGGGAATTCCGCTATGCTGCCGCCTCCTTTCTCTCTGGCCCGGAGCACTCCATGTCCAATCCTTCGACCGTCGCCCCGATCGCGTCGCGCGGCTACGCCCGCCCCGACGTGCTCGTCACCACCGAATGGGTCGCCGACCACCTGACCGACCCCACGCTGCGCATCGTCGAGTCCAACGAAGACTCGCTGCTCTACCCGAGCAACCACATTCCGGGTGCCGTGCAGGTCGACTGGGCCGCCGATCTCAACGATCCGGTGCGCCGCGACTATCTCGACCGCGCGAGCTTCGAGTCGCTCATGGCTCGCATCGGTGTGACGCGCGAGACCACTGTGGTGTTCTACGGCGACAAGAACAACTGGTGGGCGTGTTACGCGTTCTGGGTGTTCCAGCTGTTCGGACATTCGAAGGCGCGCGTCATGGACGGTGGACGGCTCAAGTGGGAGCAGGAGAAGCGCGCCATGACCCGCGAGGTGCCGAGCTACGCGGCCACCTCCTACGCGGCACCCGAGCGCGACGATCGAACGATCCGCGCGTTTCGCGATCAGGTGCTCGCCCACGCCACGGCCGGGCTTCCGATGGTCGACGTGCGGAGCCCGCAGGAGTTCAGCGGCGAGCGCACGCACATGGCCGAGTATCCGCAGGAGGGCGTGCTGCGCGGTGGCCACATTCCGGGTGCGAAGAGCGTTCCGTGGGCACGCGCGATGAACACCACCGATGGCACGTTCAAGACTGCCGACGAACTGCGCGCGATCTACGAGGGCGAGATCGGCCTCAAGGCGGCGGACGACGTGGTGGCTTACTGCCGCATCGGTGAGCGATCGAGCCTCACCTGGTTCGTGCTCACCTATCTGCTCGGCTACGCGAAGGTGCGCAATTACGACGGCAGCTGGACCGAGTGGGGCAACTCGGTGGGACTGCCGATCGAGAAGGGTTGACGCGCGCGATGGCCGAGATGCCGAAGGCGCTGGCCGAGCTGGCCGCAGAGCTGCGCGTCATGGATCGCAACGAGCGCTCGGAAACCCTGATCGACTTCGCGGATCGCTTCGAAGAAGTGTCCGAGGCGATCTCGCGGCGGCCGTTCGCCGAGATCCACCGTGCCCCGCGCTGCGAGTCGGACGCCTATGTGTTCGCGACCGACAGCCCCGACGGCACGTTGCGCTTCCACTTCGCGGTCGAGAATCCGCAGGGCATCTCGGCCCGGGCGTGGGGCCGCATTCTCGACGAGACTGCCTCGGGCGCGCCGCTCGAAGAAGTGCTCGCGATCTCGCCCGAGGTGCTCTACGACCTGTTCGGGCGCGATCTCTCGATGGGGAAGGGGCAGGGGCTGATCGGCATGCTCGAACTGGTGCAGTTCGAGGTGAAGCAGCGCGTCCGCGCCAGGGGCTGACGAAACGCCTCAGTGCTCGTAGTAGTGCGGATCGCGGTCGCCGACCCGCACCGCGATCGGCAGCCGGTTCTCGCGCAGCGGGATCGGGCAGTTGTAGTGCTCCGAGAACGCGCACGCCGGGTTGTAGGCCAGGTTGAAGTCGAGCACGTAGCGCCCGTCGCCGAGCGGCTCCGGGTCGAGATAGCGACCGACTCCGTAGGTCTCCTTGCCGGTCGTCGCGTCGCGGAAGAACACGCTCAAGTCGTGCTCGCCGACGCCCGGCTCCAGCAGTCGTGTGGCCGCGAGCCGGCACTGCTTGCCGTTGGCGACGAATTCGAACCAGCCGGCATGGATCGCGTGCCGCCGATTGCCCCGCGTCGACTCGATGATCGTGGTGTCCGGCCGCGGGTTCGGTGTGAGCGGGACCACGAAGCGCCACTTCAGATCGATCGGGTAGTAGCTCATCCCCTTATAGTCCTTGAAGCGCGGGCTCTGGGGGTCGAACACGATCAAGGCGGGAAAGCGCTGGTGCGAGAGTCGCAGGCCATAGCGTCCGACTTTGATGGTCGAAGGTACGAGCCTGGCGCTCGAGGTATCGCGGCCTCCGACCGCGAACGTCGCACCCGCGTCGACGGTTTCGACCCAGAACGAGTCGCCGATCACGGTGACGCGCAGGTGATGCGGCCGGATCGCTTCGTCTCTGAGCCGCACGTCGACATCCGCGGCGCTGCCGACGGTCAGCGAGAACTTCCCGTCGAAGTCACGGCGCAGCACCGTGGCGAGATACGAAGTCGCCGCGGACTGGAGCCACTTCCCGGTTTCCGCTCGGTCGTTCGTGATGACCTCGCGCAGCGAGTCGGATTCGGCAGCCGAGAGCCGGACGGGTCCGACCGGTCGGGCTGCGGCGTGGGCCGCGCCGTGGGCAGCGATTGAGATCGCGAGTGTCCATGAAATGACAGCGAGTCGGGCGCGGCACGTGCGGCGGGCGAGGTCGATCATCGAGAAGTTCATGGCGGCAGCATAACGCCGGCGAGAAATCGAGTCATCGCGGTTGATTCCACCGCTCGACCTGCCGATAATCCGCGCGAACTCGAACCGCAGCACGCCCCCTCGACGCTTCACGATCGGGTCTCGCCACGATGGCGGGACTTCAGGAGCAAACATGGACGTCGGCGTCCGCACGAACCGCACTTTCTCGATGCATTCTCCCGCTTCCGCTGCGGACACCACGGGACCCAGGACGATGGACGCCTTCGTCATTCAAGGACGTCGCAAGCTCGAAGGCCGCGTCGAAGTGAGTGGTGCGAAGAACGCGGCGCTTCCCGTGATGGCGGCCACGCTGCTGACGCCGGCGGTCCACACGCTTCGCAACGTCCCGCTGCTGTCCGACACGCGCACCATGGCGCGCGTCCTCGAGACGCTGGGTGCTCGGGTCGAGTTTCGCGGCAACACGTGCAGGATCGACACCTCGAACGTCAGCTCGCTCGAAGCACCGTACGATCTGGTGCGCACGATGCGCGCGAGCATCTACGTGCTCGGTCCGCTGCTCGCGCGGTTCGGCGCGGCGCGCGTGTCGCTGCCCGGCGGCTGTGCGTGGGGACCGCGTCCCGTGAACCTGCACCTCGATGGCCTGAACGCGATGGGCGCCGCACTCGAGATCGAGCACGGCTATATCGTCGGCAAGGACGTGAAGCTCAAGGGTGCCTCCTACACGTTCGAGAACGTGTCGGTGGGTGCCACGGCTCAGCTCATGATGGCGGCGGTGCTCGCGAACGGCGATACCACGATCGACAATGCGGCGATCGAGCCCGATATCACGCAGCTCGGCGAGGTGCTGACGCAGTGCGGCGCCAACATCGAGGGCGTGGGGACGCGCCGCATGGTCATTCACGGTGTGAAGCACCTGACCCCGATCGACACCACGATCATTCCAGATCGTATCGAGGCGGCCACCTTCCTGGCCGCTGCCGCGATCACCGGTGGCACGCTCACCGTCGAGCGCTGTGAACCCGCGCACATGGCGGCTGCGATTCACAAGTTCGAGCAGGCGGGCTGTGAAGTGCTGCCGGGCAGTCGCGAGATCACGATCCGCGGACCGGTGCGACTCGGCGCGGTGGACGTGACCACGGCGCCGTTCCCGGGATTCCCCACCGACGTTCAGGCGCAGATGATGTCGGTGATGGCCATGGCCGACGGCACCAGCGTCATGACCGATACCGTCTATCTCGATCGATTCACCCACGTTCCCGAGCTGCAGCGCCTCGGCGCCGACATCAAGCTCGATCACAACGTCGCGGTGATTCGCGGAGTCGATCGGCTGCAGGGCTGTCCGGTGATGGCGACCGACATTCGAGCCAGCGCGGCACTGGTGCTGGCGGCGCTGGCGGCCGAGGGGGAGACGCGGATTTCGCGCATCTATCACCTCGATCGCGGGCACGAGAAGTTCGACGAGCGCCTGAAGAAGCTGGGCGCCGAGATCGAGCGCGTGAAGGAGTAGCGGCGCGCGTCGGTGGCCCGTGCTTCGACCGGGACGTCGCATCGAGCACGGCCGAAGCTCGCGAGTTTCCGCTACACTGCGCGACCATGTCCGCGCGCCCCAAGCTCTACGATCGCGCCTACTTCGACCGCTGGTACCGCCGCGACCGGCAAGGTGTCGGCCAGCGCGCATTCGTGCGCCGCAAGGTGCGACTGGCACTCGGGATCGCCGAGTACCTGATGCAGCGCGAGGTGCGCTCGGTGCTCGACGTGGGTGCCGGTGAGGGCGCGTGGCGCGCGCACCTGCTGGCCGAGCGACCGCGACTGCGCTACACCGGCGTCGATGCGAGTGCGTATGCGATCCGGCGCTACGGACTCACGCGCAACCTTCACCAGGCACGATTCGGCGAGTTGGCCGGGCTCGAGCTTCGTGGGCCATTCGACCTGGTGGTGTGCTCGGACGTGCTCCACTACGTGCCCGAGCGCGAGCTGACGGCCGGACTCGCTGCGATGGGGCGATGGGCCGGGGCGGTCGCCTGGATCGAGTTCTTCGTCAGCGGCGACGAGTTCGAGGGCGATCGTCGCGAGCTGGCGCTTCGCAGTGCGCGCTTCTATGAACTCCGACTCGCGCGTGCGGGCTTCACGCATTGCGGGCTCCATGCCTACGCGACCTCTCCGCTCGCCGACGGCCTCGTGACCTTCGAGCGCGGAAGGGAGATGTCCTCGAGATGAACGCGTCGACCGCGCCTTCCGTGACCTTGGCGAAGCTGACCCGCCTGGCGAGCTCGGCGTGGTTCGTGGGCGTCGCGTGCTTCGCCTGTCTCGCGTCGGACTCGAGCGCGATCGCCGCGCCGGCGCTCACGAGCGCCGACAGCGCGCTTGCTCGTTTGCTGCCCTCGGTGCGCTCGACGCTCGAGCTGCGTGACGGAAAGCTCGTCGGCCCCGCGGCCGGTCGCCTGCTTCAGGCCGCGCGCGAAGCGCGCTTCGTGGGGCTCGGCGAGGATCACGGCATTCGAGAAGTTCCCGCGGTTGCTCAGGCCTTGCTCGCGGAACTTAGCGCCGCGGGATTCCGCCACCTTGCGATCGAGGTGAGTCCGTTCACCGCCGGCCGGCTCGCGCAACTGGCGCTCGCGAAGGAGCCCGAGTCGCGGCTCGCCGCGCACTTTCGCGACACCCTCGACCTGGCGCCGTTCTACACGTTGTTCGAGGAACGCGCGCTGTTGGGCTGGTGGCTCGGCGCGGCGGGGGGCAAGGCAGCGAGCTTGTGGGGCGTCGACTACGAAGTGTTCGCGGATCGCGCGATGTTGCGGCGCCTCGACGAACTTGCGACGAGTGCCGCCGCGCACGCGGTGATCGCGCGCGCGCTGTCGCAGGCCGAGGCCGGCGTGCGCGCGAACCTCGCCGGCGACCCGTCACAGCTCTATCTGTGGAACACACCGGATGCCGACTACGAAGCGCTTCGTCGCGCGATCGCGCCGGCACGTGGCTCCGAAGCGGATCGGGTGCTCGAGCAGATGGAGATCTCGACTCGCATCAATCGCGCCTACCTCGAAGGGCGCGGCTACGATTCGAACCTCGAGCGCTCGCAGCTCATGAAGCGCAACTTCATGAACTACTACCGAGCTGCGCAGGCGGCCGGGGAGCGCGCGCCGCGCGTGTTCCTCAAGCTCGGCGCCAATCACGTGCAGCGCGGGCGCACCGAGACGCAGGTTCACGACCTGGGGAGCCTGGTGGCCGATCTCGCGGAGGCCGAGGGCGGCTCCTCGTTCACGCTCCTGGTGGTGGGAGGTGCCGGGACCGAGCAAGCGGCATTCAACATCGGGAAGCTGCACTACGACCCGGTTCCGAACCGGACAAACGAAGAGTCGTGGGCGGTTCCATTTCACGCCGCTGCACTGCCGACCGGCTGGACGCTGTTCGATCTGCGCGCCGTTCGGTCGCGAATCCGGGGACGCGAGTTCACCGGACTCTCCGAAAGCGCGCGCCGCGTGCTCTACGGCTACGACGCCATGCTGATCCTCGGCGGAAGCGGCGCGAGTCGCGATCGATGAGCACCGTGCGGCCCGGTGACCGCGATGCGGCCGCACGCGCCGCACCGACCGCGAACTCTCCACTCGCGATCGTCGGAACCGCCGGCCACATCGATCACGGCAAGACCGCACTGGTGAAGCGACTCACCGGTGTCGACACCGATCGGCTGCCCGAAGAGAAGGCGCGCGGCATTTCGATCGACCTGGGCTTTGCGCGCCTCGTGACGCCCAACGGCGTGCAGGTCGGGCTCATCGACGTGCCCGGCCACGAGCGCTTCGTCAAGAACATGCTGGCGGGTGCGGGCGGCATCGACGTGGTGTTGCTGGTGATCGCCGCCGACGAAGGAGTGATGCCGCAGACGCGCGAGCACTTCGCGATCGTGCAGATGCTCGACATCCGGCGCGGCGTGGTGGTGCTCACGAAGAGTGATCGCGTCGAGGCGGAATGGCTGGAGCTGGTGCGGCGCGATGTGACCGCACTGCTCGCGGCGACATCGCTCGCCACGGCCGAGATCGTCGCATTCTCGGCGGTGACCGGCGCAGGGCAGCCGGAGCTGCTCGCTGCACTCGACCGCGCCCTTGCCGGCATCGACGCACGCGAGCTCGAGGCGCCGGCGCGACTGGCGGTGGATCGTGTTTTCACCGTGGAGGGCTTCGGCACCGTGGTGACCGGTACGTTGTGGCGCGGCCGGATCGCCACCGGCGAAACACTCGAGCTCTCGCCTGCCGGACGCGCCGTGCGCGTGCGCCGCGTGCAGGTGCACGGCGAAACCGTCGAACATGCGCGCGCCGGCCAGCGCACCGCGATCGCGCTGCATGGCGTCGAGAAGGAGCAAGTCGAGCGCGGGGACTGGCTGATCGCGGCAGGTTCGCTCGTGCCGTCGCGTACCGTGGACGTGCGTTTCGAGCTGCTTGCCGACGCCGGACGCGCATGGCCTGCGGTGAGCCGGGTGCGATTCCATCTGGGTGCCGCCGAAACGCTCGGACGACTCGTGATGCTCGAGGGCAGGGAGTTGTCGCCCGGAGAGTCCGCACTCGCGCAGATGCGGCTCGAGGTGCCGATCGTGGCCGCGCGCGGCGATCGCTTCGTGGTGCGGGCGTACTCACCGTCTCGAACCATCGGCGGCGGCAGCGTGATCGAGCCGCTCGCCGAGCGTCGCAAGCGCGGCACCGATCTGGCGGCGCTCGCGGTGCGCGAAACCGGATCGCTCGAGGCGCGACTGCTCGAACGCCTCGGTCACGAGCCCAGG
This window encodes:
- the selB gene encoding selenocysteine-specific translation elongation factor — its product is MSTVRPGDRDAAARAAPTANSPLAIVGTAGHIDHGKTALVKRLTGVDTDRLPEEKARGISIDLGFARLVTPNGVQVGLIDVPGHERFVKNMLAGAGGIDVVLLVIAADEGVMPQTREHFAIVQMLDIRRGVVVLTKSDRVEAEWLELVRRDVTALLAATSLATAEIVAFSAVTGAGQPELLAALDRALAGIDARELEAPARLAVDRVFTVEGFGTVVTGTLWRGRIATGETLELSPAGRAVRVRRVQVHGETVEHARAGQRTAIALHGVEKEQVERGDWLIAAGSLVPSRTVDVRFELLADAGRAWPAVSRVRFHLGAAETLGRLVMLEGRELSPGESALAQMRLEVPIVAARGDRFVVRAYSPSRTIGGGSVIEPLAERRKRGTDLAALAVRETGSLEARLLERLGHEPRPTHTAVLAQGLGESEAAVREALAALLASEEVVAPSDSRWLAPSRWNEARAAIEGEVGTYADRWPGRFGVMKGDLKSGLKSRLDAALFDAAFDALVTDGHLELRGERVRPGDRPWEPPAELVRVLEQLERELDAAGYLVPEIQAAQAKVGADGSEAVALGYFSGRLVRVSHELTYTAAQMESLRAKLVAWFDSHAALTVADLRELTGASRKYAVPLLEHSDRVRWTVRVGDERRRGER
- a CDS encoding sulfurtransferase, producing MSNPSTVAPIASRGYARPDVLVTTEWVADHLTDPTLRIVESNEDSLLYPSNHIPGAVQVDWAADLNDPVRRDYLDRASFESLMARIGVTRETTVVFYGDKNNWWACYAFWVFQLFGHSKARVMDGGRLKWEQEKRAMTREVPSYAATSYAAPERDDRTIRAFRDQVLAHATAGLPMVDVRSPQEFSGERTHMAEYPQEGVLRGGHIPGAKSVPWARAMNTTDGTFKTADELRAIYEGEIGLKAADDVVAYCRIGERSSLTWFVLTYLLGYAKVRNYDGSWTEWGNSVGLPIEKG
- a CDS encoding DUF1684 domain-containing protein, encoding MNFSMIDLARRTCRARLAVISWTLAISIAAHGAAHAAARPVGPVRLSAAESDSLREVITNDRAETGKWLQSAATSYLATVLRRDFDGKFSLTVGSAADVDVRLRDEAIRPHHLRVTVIGDSFWVETVDAGATFAVGGRDTSSARLVPSTIKVGRYGLRLSHQRFPALIVFDPQSPRFKDYKGMSYYPIDLKWRFVVPLTPNPRPDTTIIESTRGNRRHAIHAGWFEFVANGKQCRLAATRLLEPGVGEHDLSVFFRDATTGKETYGVGRYLDPEPLGDGRYVLDFNLAYNPACAFSEHYNCPIPLRENRLPIAVRVGDRDPHYYEH
- the murA gene encoding UDP-N-acetylglucosamine 1-carboxyvinyltransferase yields the protein MDAFVIQGRRKLEGRVEVSGAKNAALPVMAATLLTPAVHTLRNVPLLSDTRTMARVLETLGARVEFRGNTCRIDTSNVSSLEAPYDLVRTMRASIYVLGPLLARFGAARVSLPGGCAWGPRPVNLHLDGLNAMGAALEIEHGYIVGKDVKLKGASYTFENVSVGATAQLMMAAVLANGDTTIDNAAIEPDITQLGEVLTQCGANIEGVGTRRMVIHGVKHLTPIDTTIIPDRIEAATFLAAAAITGGTLTVERCEPAHMAAAIHKFEQAGCEVLPGSREITIRGPVRLGAVDVTTAPFPGFPTDVQAQMMSVMAMADGTSVMTDTVYLDRFTHVPELQRLGADIKLDHNVAVIRGVDRLQGCPVMATDIRASAALVLAALAAEGETRISRIYHLDRGHEKFDERLKKLGAEIERVKE
- a CDS encoding SDR family NAD(P)-dependent oxidoreductase, producing MSEYPSLNGRVALVTGANRGLGLAVARAVAQCGARVLLAARDPAAAAAAVVTALSGTSLAIEAVTLDVANDASVAALAAREPRVDVLINNAGVLEDQDVPGLEVGLDRVRHAFEVHAVGALHLIQRFAPGMRSRGWGRIVNVSSDWGSLAHMESHHLAYRMSKTALNAVTRSLAHELRGTGVLVNALNPGWVRTRMGGATATLTPEQAAGTVMWLATLPKDGPSGEFFNSRREPLAW
- the prmC gene encoding peptide chain release factor N(5)-glutamine methyltransferase, with the translated sequence MPRRFGRLGYAAAMPDWNVTDALAYARSQVAGASDTPHSDAAELVSRLLVVERGTLALEPARELSDGERAMLIAWCARRAGGEPVAYITGRAAFRSLDLAVSPSVLIPRPETEGLVEAVLQLLRSERDRWPRPRVADLGTGSGAIALAIAAEWPQAIVTATEWSDAALATAMRNAAELGLSSRVRFVAGEWFGALDADERFDLIVSNPPYIAESERDRLPPDVRDHEPAMALFSGADGLDALREIIDDAPRHLVTAGALALELDESRAQEVLAWFEGAHDWSGARVVADLAGRPRVLIARRERGPAIAPAQWGEQR
- a CDS encoding class I SAM-dependent methyltransferase; the encoded protein is MSARPKLYDRAYFDRWYRRDRQGVGQRAFVRRKVRLALGIAEYLMQREVRSVLDVGAGEGAWRAHLLAERPRLRYTGVDASAYAIRRYGLTRNLHQARFGELAGLELRGPFDLVVCSDVLHYVPERELTAGLAAMGRWAGAVAWIEFFVSGDEFEGDRRELALRSARFYELRLARAGFTHCGLHAYATSPLADGLVTFERGREMSSR